DNA sequence from the Sulfurimonas sediminis genome:
TGTGTTTCATAATTTCCATTGTAGGGTTGTTTTTGGCATACAGTTTTTACAATGCAGACAATAGACTCCTCGCAGGCGGTTCTGTTTTGGTTTCCGCGTTTTTTATATTTTTAATGATACGAAATATATTACATGTAAAGAAGAGAAAAGAAAAATGATAATTGACACACATATACATTTGGATGACAACCGGTATGATGAAGATTTGGATGCAGTGCTGGAGCGTGCGAGAGAGGGTGGGGTGAAGCGTTTTATCATTCCAGGAGCGGATCTTACTACCTTGGAAAAAGCCATAAAAATTGCAGAACGCTACGAAGATGTCTATTTTGCCATAGGGGTGCATCCTTATGATATTGCAGGTTTTGAGATGACATACTTTGAAAAATATGTGGGACATGATAAATGTGTGGCAATCGGCGAATGCGGGTTGGATTACTTTCGTCTTGAAGGGAGTGATGCAGAAAAAGCACAGGAAAAAGAGGCACAGGCAAAAGTTTTTGCAGCGCAGATAGAGTTTGCCAAAAAACACAAAAAGCCTCTCATAGTCCATATCCGCAACGCTTCGCATGATGCAAAAATGCTGCTGTTGGAGCATAATGTAGGAGAAGTGGGCGGTGTGCTGCACTGTTTTAATGCTGATGATGAGCTTTTAAGTTTGGCAGATGAGAATTTTTATTTTGGCATAGGCGGAGTATTGACTTTTAAAAATGCCAAAAAACTTGTCAATGTTTTACCCCGCATACCAAAAGAGAAGCTTCTTATAGAAACAGACGGTCCGTATTTGACGCCTACACCGCACAGAGGAGAGAGAAACGAACCGCTATACACAACGCTTGTAGCGCAGAAAATGTCAGAAATCTTAGAGATTCCAAGAGAAGAAATAGAAAAACTGACCGCAGAAAATGCCCTGAAACTCTTTCATATTTCTTAATATCATCATGGTCACAACTTTTTTTAATAGAATTTTGGCTAAAATAGCATAAATTAAAATTAAAAAGTTGTCTATGATTAAATATATATTAACCCTGTGTTTCCCGTTTCTTCTTTTGGCGAATTTGACGTATGAATCAAACTATAACAAAGAACTGGCATTGTTGGACTCATTTGATATAGAGCCGTCATTTCTTTATGACCCTGTAATGAATAGAATGAAAGCCAAAACGTTGTCAAGAGACAAGCACTTTTTCAAGGCGATGGAAGATGCCTATCTGTTTATTCCTGCCATTAAAAGTACACTCTCAAAATACAATGTTCCCCAGGAATTTCTCTATCTTGCTATGGCTGAATCAAATTTTCACACAAAGGCCTATTCCAATAAAAGAGCAGCCGGACTGTGGCAGTTTATGCCCGCAACAGGCAAACTTTTTCATCTGAAAATTGACGAGTATGTAGATGAGAGACGCGATTTGATCAAATCAACTGAAGCGGCGGCAAAATACCTCTCAGCACTGCATAAGCGGTTTGGAAAGTGGTATTTGGCTGCCATTGCCTATAACTGTGGTGGCGGTGCGTTAAGCAAAGCAATCAGAAAAGCAAAAACAGACAAGCTTTCTGTTTTACTCAATCCGAAAAAACACTATATTCCTAGAGAGAGTCGCTACTATATCCGCAAAATCGTTGCCCTTGCGCTGATAGGCAGTGACGAGCAGTATATGCTGCACAGTGAGTATGAGTACCTTTTAAATCGTGCCAATGCCTATTCGATTGCAACTGTGAAACTGCCTCGCGGAGAATCATTGGTACGACTCTCAAAACTTATTCATATCCCGCTGAAAGATTTGAAAAAGCTCAACAGACACTTAAAATATGATTTTGTCCCGCCGTATGCGGATGGATACGATGTCTATATACCGTATATAAAACTCGCAGAATACAAGCAAAAGTATTTTCAGGAACCCATACAGAATATCTACAAGATACATGTAGTCAGACGGGGAGAAAGTCTTTCCCGTATTGGCAAAAAATACGGTGTTTCATACAAGGTGATTAAAGATTTCAACAAACTGCGTACAAACCGTTTGCGAATCAAACAAAAGCTTGTTATTCCTATAGCCAAAAACACGAAACACAAAAAATTTAAAAGTACGCATTACTATATGGTCAAAAAAGGTGATTCTTTAGGCTCTATCGCAAGAGCCCATAAAATCAGCATTAAAAACATACGGGCACAAAACAACATCAAAGGATCTTTGATCCGAGTCGGCGAAAGGTTAAAACTGTATGAATAAAATACTTTTTTTTTCGCTACTTGGTATTACTTTGTTTATAAGTGGATGCAGCACAAGAGGACCGAGCAGCTACATACAGCATAAATATTCAAGCCCTGCATACAGTCAGAAAAAATATTCACATCCGACGATGCGTCCTTATGTAGTACACGGAAAACGGTACTACCCGACTGTCGTGAGTGTCGGAGACAGGTTCCGGGGCAATGCAAGCTGGTACGGACCGAATTTTCACGGAAAGTTTACATCTAACGGTGAAAGATACAATATGTGGGATATGACAGCTGCGCATAAAACACTGCCGATGAATACCATCGTGAGAGTGACCAACAGAAGAAACGGAAAAAGTACGGTGGTCCGCATCAATGACAGAGGGCCTTTTGTCTCGACACGAATTATAGACCTCTCAAAAGCAGCAGCTTCAAAAATAGACATGATCGGAACGGGAACTGCTCCTGTAACTCTTGAAGTGCTTGGTTTTGCAGGAAAAGGCAAAAATAAGATACCAAATAAAAAACAGTTGAAAAAATCACCTAAAAGTGTTGCTGTGAGTGATTTTGCACTGCAGATTGCATCTTTTTCAAACATCAACGGTGCGATAAAGACACAGGAAAAGTATAACAATACAGACGGATACACGACAGTTATCAAAGATATGCAGACACCAAACGGCAGAATGTTCAAAGTCTGGCTCAAAGGCTTTAAAAGTGAACAAGAAGCAAGAGACTACAAGGCAAACGGCATATTCAAAGGTGCATTTATAGTGAGAGAGGATTAAAAATGATTACAAAAACAAGAACAACCAAAGAGACAGATATAACCGTAGCACTCGATATCAACGGTACAGGCAAAAGTAATATAAATACAGGTGTCGGCTTTTTAGACCATATGCTTGAGAGTTTTTCTAAACACTCTCTCGTTGATTTGGACGTTACATGTAAAGGGGATACGCATATAGATGACCATCACAGTGTTGAGGATGTGGGCATTGTTTTGGGCTCTTTGCTTGCCCAGGCTCTTTACCCTGTAAAAAATATGGAGCGTTTTGGGAGTGCAAACATTGTGATGGATGAGGCCTGCGTCTCCTGTGATTTGGATCTGAGCAATCGTCCTTTTTTGGTCTAT
Encoded proteins:
- a CDS encoding TatD family hydrolase codes for the protein MIIDTHIHLDDNRYDEDLDAVLERAREGGVKRFIIPGADLTTLEKAIKIAERYEDVYFAIGVHPYDIAGFEMTYFEKYVGHDKCVAIGECGLDYFRLEGSDAEKAQEKEAQAKVFAAQIEFAKKHKKPLIVHIRNASHDAKMLLLEHNVGEVGGVLHCFNADDELLSLADENFYFGIGGVLTFKNAKKLVNVLPRIPKEKLLIETDGPYLTPTPHRGERNEPLYTTLVAQKMSEILEIPREEIEKLTAENALKLFHIS
- the hisB gene encoding imidazoleglycerol-phosphate dehydratase HisB, with protein sequence MITKTRTTKETDITVALDINGTGKSNINTGVGFLDHMLESFSKHSLVDLDVTCKGDTHIDDHHSVEDVGIVLGSLLAQALYPVKNMERFGSANIVMDEACVSCDLDLSNRPFLVYELSVSGKVGQFDTELVEEFFRAFALNARISMHIIECRGKNKHHIIEAAFKAVAVALRRATAKNERVGIPSTKDVL
- a CDS encoding septal ring lytic transglycosylase RlpA family protein, coding for MNKILFFSLLGITLFISGCSTRGPSSYIQHKYSSPAYSQKKYSHPTMRPYVVHGKRYYPTVVSVGDRFRGNASWYGPNFHGKFTSNGERYNMWDMTAAHKTLPMNTIVRVTNRRNGKSTVVRINDRGPFVSTRIIDLSKAAASKIDMIGTGTAPVTLEVLGFAGKGKNKIPNKKQLKKSPKSVAVSDFALQIASFSNINGAIKTQEKYNNTDGYTTVIKDMQTPNGRMFKVWLKGFKSEQEARDYKANGIFKGAFIVRED
- a CDS encoding lytic transglycosylase domain-containing protein, which gives rise to MIKYILTLCFPFLLLANLTYESNYNKELALLDSFDIEPSFLYDPVMNRMKAKTLSRDKHFFKAMEDAYLFIPAIKSTLSKYNVPQEFLYLAMAESNFHTKAYSNKRAAGLWQFMPATGKLFHLKIDEYVDERRDLIKSTEAAAKYLSALHKRFGKWYLAAIAYNCGGGALSKAIRKAKTDKLSVLLNPKKHYIPRESRYYIRKIVALALIGSDEQYMLHSEYEYLLNRANAYSIATVKLPRGESLVRLSKLIHIPLKDLKKLNRHLKYDFVPPYADGYDVYIPYIKLAEYKQKYFQEPIQNIYKIHVVRRGESLSRIGKKYGVSYKVIKDFNKLRTNRLRIKQKLVIPIAKNTKHKKFKSTHYYMVKKGDSLGSIARAHKISIKNIRAQNNIKGSLIRVGERLKLYE